In Paracoccus aminophilus JCM 7686, a single window of DNA contains:
- a CDS encoding ABC transporter permease, translating into MPVLRLISRRLLTSIPVLVIVIAGTFFLLNAASGDAVDAYLGSIGGGSATLAAELRAQYGLDGSAWARLGFYLGQLAQGDLGYSVALNRPIGAVIWERLPPTLWLMGSAVALSFLLGSSLGIVAGRRPGSLADRLLSTGSLALYSVPSFWLGLVLSILFAVKLRWFPVSGLETIASGKTGLARASDIGWHLALPVAALGMIYLALFLRMMRAGMAEVWGEDYVLAARARGLSERRITLNHVARNALLPLITMLGLQAAGMLGGSVVIESVFAIPGFGRLAQEAVAGRDSALLMGIILTSALLVIAANLLVDLAYGLLDPRVGSGAGGRDA; encoded by the coding sequence ATGCCGGTTCTGCGCCTGATCTCGCGGCGCCTGCTGACCAGCATTCCGGTGCTGGTCATCGTCATCGCCGGGACCTTCTTCCTGCTCAATGCCGCCAGCGGCGATGCGGTCGATGCCTATCTTGGCTCGATCGGCGGCGGCAGCGCCACGCTCGCGGCAGAGCTGCGCGCGCAATATGGGCTCGATGGTTCGGCCTGGGCGCGGCTGGGCTTCTACCTCGGCCAATTGGCGCAGGGCGATCTCGGCTATTCGGTGGCGCTGAACCGCCCGATTGGTGCGGTCATCTGGGAGCGCCTGCCGCCGACGCTCTGGCTGATGGGCAGCGCCGTGGCTTTGTCGTTTCTGCTTGGCTCGAGCCTTGGCATTGTCGCGGGGCGCCGCCCCGGCAGTCTGGCCGACCGCCTGCTCTCGACCGGCTCGCTCGCACTTTACTCGGTGCCGAGCTTCTGGCTTGGGCTGGTGCTCTCGATCCTGTTCGCGGTCAAATTGCGCTGGTTCCCGGTCTCTGGGTTGGAAACCATCGCCTCGGGCAAGACCGGCCTTGCGCGCGCAAGCGACATCGGCTGGCATCTGGCCCTTCCGGTTGCAGCCCTCGGCATGATCTATCTCGCGCTTTTCCTGCGGATGATGCGCGCGGGCATGGCCGAGGTCTGGGGCGAGGATTATGTGTTGGCCGCCCGCGCCCGTGGCCTGTCCGAGCGCCGGATCACGCTGAACCATGTCGCCCGAAACGCGCTTTTGCCGCTGATCACCATGCTGGGGCTGCAAGCGGCGGGAATGCTCGGCGGCAGCGTGGTCATCGAAAGCGTCTTCGCCATTCCGGGCTTTGGCCGGCTGGCGCAAGAGGCCGTCGCGGGGCGCGATTCCGCGCTGTTGATGGGGATCATCCTGACGAGCGCGCTTCTGGTCATCGCCGCCAATCTTCTGGTCGATCTGGCCTATGGCCTGCTTGACCCTCGCGTCGGCTCGGGCGCGGGAGGGCGCGATGCTTAG
- a CDS encoding acyl-CoA dehydrogenase family protein → MQEAPARPEPQAEGYATHEVTNQPGDLIGYNAYAQDPALCAAMRAFGGDWAEDRLRDLGETVGSARMVALAREANRQTPELLSHDRFGNRIDQIAFHPAWHELMAIARGSGAHSLAWSADRPGAQVARAGLSYLLNQGENGVCCPITMTFASRAALSQAPALWAELGPGILSEDYDPSPRPAAQKTALSVAMAMTEKQGGSDLRQITTQARPGGGDLWLLTGHKWFFSVPQSDLVLTLAQAPKGVTCFLARGWLADGRRNHFLLQQLKDKCGNRSNASAEVEFRDLEAEMVGEEGRGIATILGMAHLTRLDCAISSGAIMRQALRQAIHHASHRQAFQRRLIDQPLMANVLTDLALDAEAFLWSGLRMAQTQDGGEAEHLLGRLVIPMGKYLACKRASAFVAEALECHGGNGYVETHLMARLYREAPLNGVWEGSGNVICLDVLRSIAQRPESLTLWRDEVALARGQSRVFDAALEDLTARLRDAQGIESRARQLVEHMARLFQASLLLRHAPNDMADLFCRARLGGEAGQDYGTLPDLTHSRAILARAAVGEI, encoded by the coding sequence ATGCAGGAAGCGCCCGCCCGTCCCGAGCCTCAGGCAGAGGGCTACGCCACCCATGAGGTGACGAATCAACCCGGTGATCTGATCGGCTATAATGCCTATGCGCAGGACCCCGCGCTCTGTGCCGCGATGCGCGCCTTTGGCGGCGATTGGGCCGAGGACCGGCTGCGAGATTTGGGCGAAACCGTGGGCTCTGCGCGCATGGTCGCGCTTGCGCGCGAGGCCAATCGCCAGACGCCCGAGCTGCTCAGCCATGACCGGTTCGGCAATCGCATCGACCAGATTGCCTTCCATCCGGCCTGGCACGAGTTGATGGCAATCGCGCGGGGCTCGGGCGCGCATAGCCTCGCCTGGAGCGCGGATCGTCCGGGCGCGCAGGTCGCGCGGGCGGGGCTCTCCTATCTGCTCAATCAGGGCGAAAATGGGGTCTGCTGCCCGATCACCATGACCTTCGCCTCCCGCGCCGCCTTGAGCCAGGCCCCCGCCCTTTGGGCAGAGCTCGGCCCCGGCATTCTCAGCGAGGATTACGACCCGAGCCCCCGCCCCGCCGCCCAAAAGACCGCCCTCAGTGTCGCCATGGCAATGACCGAGAAACAGGGCGGCTCGGATCTGCGCCAGATCACGACCCAAGCGCGTCCGGGCGGCGGCGACCTTTGGCTGTTGACCGGGCATAAATGGTTCTTTTCGGTGCCGCAGTCCGATCTTGTCCTGACGCTGGCGCAGGCGCCCAAGGGCGTGACCTGCTTTCTCGCGCGCGGCTGGCTGGCTGACGGCAGACGCAATCACTTCCTTCTTCAGCAGCTCAAGGACAAATGCGGCAATCGCTCGAATGCCTCGGCCGAGGTCGAGTTTCGCGATCTTGAGGCCGAGATGGTCGGCGAGGAGGGCCGCGGCATTGCCACGATCCTTGGCATGGCCCATCTCACGCGGCTCGATTGCGCGATCAGCTCGGGCGCGATCATGCGGCAGGCTTTGCGGCAGGCGATCCATCACGCGAGCCACCGGCAGGCCTTCCAGCGCAGGCTGATCGACCAGCCGCTGATGGCCAATGTCCTGACCGATCTGGCGCTCGATGCCGAGGCGTTTCTGTGGTCGGGCCTGCGCATGGCTCAGACGCAAGACGGCGGTGAGGCCGAGCATCTTCTGGGCCGTCTGGTCATCCCGATGGGCAAATATCTCGCCTGCAAACGCGCGAGTGCTTTCGTCGCCGAGGCGCTCGAATGCCATGGCGGCAACGGCTATGTCGAAACCCATCTCATGGCTCGGCTCTATCGCGAGGCGCCGCTGAACGGGGTCTGGGAGGGTTCGGGCAATGTCATCTGTCTGGATGTGCTGCGCTCGATCGCGCAGCGGCCTGAAAGCCTGACGCTCTGGCGCGACGAGGTCGCTCTGGCACGCGGCCAATCGCGGGTCTTTGACGCCGCGCTTGAAGATTTGACTGCGCGGCTGCGCGACGCTCAAGGCATTGAAAGCCGCGCCCGCCAACTGGTCGAACACATGGCGCGGCTCTTTCAGGCGAGCCTATTGCTGCGCCATGCGCCAAATGACATGGCCGATCTCTTTTGCCGCGCCCGGTTGGGCGGCGAGGCCGGGCAGGATTACGGCACCCTGCCCGATCTGACCCACAGCCGCGCAATCCTTGCGCGGGCAGCTGTGGGCGAGATCTGA
- a CDS encoding VOC family protein: MAKNTICLWFDKEAEAAARFYAQTFPDSAVSAVHRAPTDFPGGKAGDVLTVEFTVLGLACLGLNGGPIFPPSEAFSFQIATEDQAETDRYWDAIVGNGGQESACGWCKDRWGLSWQITPRALTEGMAAGGEEAKRVFTAMMSMRKIDIATIEAARRGG, encoded by the coding sequence ATGGCCAAGAACACCATCTGCTTGTGGTTTGACAAAGAGGCCGAAGCGGCCGCCCGCTTCTATGCCCAGACCTTCCCCGACAGCGCGGTCTCGGCCGTCCACCGCGCGCCCACCGATTTTCCCGGAGGCAAGGCCGGCGATGTGCTGACGGTTGAATTCACCGTCCTGGGCCTGGCCTGCCTTGGGCTGAACGGCGGGCCGATCTTCCCGCCATCCGAGGCCTTTTCCTTCCAGATCGCCACCGAGGATCAGGCCGAGACCGATCGTTATTGGGATGCGATCGTCGGCAATGGCGGACAGGAAAGCGCCTGTGGTTGGTGCAAGGATCGCTGGGGGCTCTCGTGGCAGATCACTCCGCGCGCGCTGACCGAGGGCATGGCAGCAGGCGGCGAAGAGGCCAAACGCGTCTTCACCGCCATGATGTCCATGCGCAAGATCGACATCGCGACCATCGAGGCCGCCCGTCGCGGCGGCTGA
- a CDS encoding TPM domain-containing protein has protein sequence MPKFKAGVAGTTSLVTATVATSVAAIVAVLSLAGYVSAQAVTEVPAAAPMAAPETLVPAVQQPHLPETLPKGPHRPQPAALPLLSDEDEPLSLSAEALQKPLGKEVQPVFDQLMKKAGLPQDFVVAEAPVRDVRAVIVALPNGGAQRVLAVNPAFLSGLPGAIERGDWSSLLLLSQGIGHHLSGHSLLSESSRGPQTLAADKFAGAMLGRLGADFKTVSETAAALWPEQQTGAVPGRAERLAALASGWLAACVEVKACSPDSAPQPGGEEHPLPNPLQNARQPVLAALQAEIASHSQSGHAPPPSEEASEVSAELGRAAAIPLKFDRFVEDPAALINEKEVASLERDAVSYAQKPGVEVLTVVRNDLGGLSAEAYAQKILRERRVGQLELGNGAVLVIAPGRGEWGAALGPGLTSLPDAASGADEFGKRAAAFTKSISKGDDPKQPMVAMGLTEATHAIMRKPSFADADWTIRAQSFEALMDLRATATAQRAAKSEAYDPAKDALLGKIVRLRGQLIGPAAAAGLAGVRLDEASAYGQPMLLRASDGNDLVVYVARQVRELMPVAFRAGHDYEIVARIIRNDEDRPVLALLSYDDLTPLP, from the coding sequence ATGCCGAAATTCAAAGCCGGGGTCGCCGGCACGACCAGCTTGGTGACCGCGACGGTGGCCACTTCGGTCGCTGCAATCGTGGCCGTCCTGTCCCTTGCGGGATATGTCTCCGCCCAAGCCGTGACAGAGGTTCCTGCGGCGGCTCCCATGGCGGCTCCCGAGACCCTGGTTCCCGCCGTCCAGCAGCCCCATCTGCCCGAGACCTTGCCCAAGGGACCGCACCGCCCCCAGCCCGCCGCTTTGCCGCTGCTTTCGGATGAGGATGAGCCGCTTTCGCTGAGTGCCGAGGCCTTGCAGAAGCCATTGGGCAAAGAGGTCCAGCCGGTTTTCGATCAGCTGATGAAGAAAGCCGGTCTGCCGCAGGATTTCGTCGTGGCCGAAGCGCCGGTGCGCGATGTTCGCGCGGTGATCGTGGCTTTGCCAAATGGCGGTGCGCAGCGGGTGCTTGCGGTCAATCCGGCCTTTCTGTCGGGCCTGCCGGGCGCGATCGAGCGCGGAGATTGGAGCTCGCTCTTGCTGCTCTCGCAAGGCATCGGCCATCATCTGAGCGGCCATTCGCTGCTGTCGGAAAGCAGCCGGGGGCCGCAGACGCTGGCGGCGGATAAGTTTGCGGGCGCGATGCTTGGGCGGCTTGGGGCGGATTTCAAGACGGTCTCCGAGACCGCCGCCGCGCTGTGGCCCGAACAGCAGACGGGCGCCGTGCCGGGCCGGGCAGAGCGCCTTGCCGCGCTGGCCTCGGGCTGGCTTGCGGCCTGTGTCGAGGTCAAGGCTTGCTCGCCCGATTCTGCGCCCCAGCCGGGTGGGGAAGAGCATCCGCTGCCCAATCCGTTGCAGAACGCCCGCCAGCCGGTGCTGGCCGCGCTTCAGGCCGAGATCGCCAGCCACAGCCAGAGCGGTCACGCGCCGCCCCCCTCGGAAGAAGCCAGCGAAGTCTCTGCCGAGCTTGGCCGCGCGGCGGCGATCCCCTTGAAATTCGACCGTTTCGTCGAGGATCCGGCGGCGCTGATCAATGAAAAGGAAGTGGCCTCGCTTGAACGCGATGCGGTTTCCTATGCCCAGAAGCCGGGGGTCGAGGTGTTGACGGTGGTGCGCAACGATCTGGGCGGGCTCTCGGCCGAGGCCTATGCCCAAAAGATCCTGCGCGAGCGCCGGGTTGGCCAGCTCGAGCTCGGCAATGGCGCGGTTTTGGTGATCGCGCCGGGGCGCGGCGAATGGGGCGCGGCTTTGGGGCCGGGGCTGACCAGCCTGCCGGATGCGGCGAGCGGCGCGGATGAGTTCGGCAAACGTGCGGCTGCCTTTACCAAGTCGATCAGCAAGGGTGACGATCCCAAACAGCCGATGGTGGCGATGGGGCTGACCGAGGCGACCCATGCCATCATGCGCAAACCCTCCTTTGCCGATGCCGATTGGACGATCCGGGCGCAAAGCTTCGAGGCGCTGATGGATCTGCGCGCGACCGCAACCGCGCAGCGTGCGGCCAAAAGCGAGGCCTATGATCCGGCCAAGGACGCGCTTCTGGGCAAGATCGTGCGCCTGCGCGGCCAGCTCATCGGGCCCGCTGCAGCGGCGGGGCTTGCGGGCGTGCGGCTCGACGAGGCTTCGGCCTATGGTCAGCCGATGCTTCTGCGCGCCTCGGACGGCAATGATCTGGTGGTCTATGTCGCGCGTCAGGTGCGCGAGCTGATGCCCGTCGCCTTCCGCGCGGGCCACGATTACGAAATCGTCGCGCGCATCATCCGCAATGACGAGGACCGCCCGGTTCTGGCGCTTCTGAGCTATGACGATCTGACGCCTTTGCCGTAA
- a CDS encoding magnesium transporter CorA family protein: protein MLHSYVWHANRLASVTLSRTDSTEVEDDPAVPPAPAPVSVRGKPFTSGGAVDPGRIVWVDLLDPTPEEGELVRKMTGIEIPTRAEMDEIELSARLYNEDGAEFMTATTLTALDGEDPIKLPVTFILKGPLLVTVRHAEPKPFAAFLARAQKPGSFACQQGESVMLGLLEAFIDRMADVLERVGNDVDGVSREVFRSKTSNVTKKTRDLQSLIEQIGRRGDLLTATRESLVSISRLIAYHAAPTSNERGNKENKQRIKLIQRDAASLGEHANFLSGKINFLLDATLGLINLEQNQIIKIFSVAAVVFLPPTLVASIYGMNFEIMPELKLSFGYPLAICLMILSAAMPYLYFKRRGWL from the coding sequence ATGCTGCACAGCTATGTCTGGCACGCCAACCGGCTTGCCTCGGTCACCCTGTCCCGGACCGACTCGACAGAGGTTGAGGACGATCCCGCTGTGCCGCCCGCGCCCGCCCCGGTTTCGGTGCGTGGCAAGCCTTTCACCTCGGGTGGTGCGGTCGATCCGGGCCGGATCGTCTGGGTCGATCTGCTGGACCCGACGCCCGAAGAGGGCGAGCTGGTGCGCAAGATGACCGGGATCGAGATCCCGACCCGCGCCGAGATGGACGAAATCGAACTGTCCGCCCGGCTTTACAACGAAGACGGCGCCGAGTTCATGACCGCGACCACGCTGACCGCGCTTGACGGCGAGGATCCGATCAAGCTGCCGGTGACCTTCATCCTGAAGGGCCCGCTTCTGGTCACCGTGCGCCATGCCGAGCCCAAACCCTTCGCGGCTTTTCTGGCACGGGCGCAAAAGCCCGGCAGCTTCGCCTGTCAGCAGGGCGAAAGCGTGATGCTCGGGCTGCTCGAGGCCTTTATCGACCGCATGGCCGATGTGCTCGAGCGTGTGGGCAATGATGTCGATGGGGTTTCGCGTGAGGTCTTCCGCTCGAAGACCTCGAATGTCACGAAAAAGACCCGCGACCTGCAATCGCTGATCGAGCAGATCGGGCGGCGCGGTGATTTGCTGACGGCGACGCGCGAAAGCCTTGTCTCGATCTCGCGGCTGATCGCCTATCACGCGGCCCCCACCAGCAATGAGCGCGGCAACAAGGAAAACAAGCAGCGCATCAAGCTGATCCAGCGCGATGCAGCCTCGTTGGGCGAGCACGCGAATTTCCTGTCGGGCAAGATCAACTTCCTGCTCGATGCGACTTTGGGGCTGATCAACCTCGAGCAGAACCAGATCATCAAGATCTTCTCGGTCGCCGCCGTGGTCTTCCTGCCGCCGACGCTGGTTGCCTCGATCTATGGCATGAACTTCGAGATCATGCCCGAGCTGAAGCTCTCCTTCGGCTATCCGCTGGCGATCTGCCTGATGATCCTGTCGGCGGCGATGCCCTATCTCTACTTCAAGCGGCGGGGCTGGCTGTAA
- a CDS encoding ABC transporter ATP-binding protein produces MSAPFAQIEALSVRYPGATRPALDRLSLTIAQGERLAVIGESGSGKSTFARALAGLLPQGSRQSGEIHWTPERPRPGAGYGYVFQDPGGSLNPVLSIGTQLVEVIRTHLRLSRAEARDRAEALLARVQLPDPQAALARYPHQFSGGQRQRIAIALAIAAGPALLIADEATSALDMLVQAEIMRLLDDLVREMGMTLIFITHDMALAASLADRIAVLRDARLVETGPARQVIDAPREPYTRELLAAHVDLRSPVLIGQTSGGRE; encoded by the coding sequence ATGAGCGCGCCTTTCGCCCAGATCGAGGCGCTGTCGGTGCGCTATCCGGGCGCGACGCGGCCCGCGCTCGACCGGCTGTCGCTGACCATTGCGCAGGGCGAAAGGCTCGCCGTGATCGGGGAAAGCGGCTCTGGCAAAAGCACTTTCGCGCGGGCGCTGGCCGGGCTTTTGCCGCAGGGCAGCCGTCAGTCCGGCGAGATCCATTGGACGCCTGAGCGCCCGCGCCCCGGTGCGGGCTATGGCTATGTCTTCCAAGATCCCGGCGGCAGTCTGAACCCGGTCCTGTCGATCGGGACCCAGCTGGTCGAGGTCATCCGCACGCATCTGCGCCTCTCCCGCGCCGAGGCCCGCGACCGTGCCGAGGCGCTGCTCGCGCGTGTCCAACTGCCCGATCCGCAGGCCGCGCTGGCCCGCTATCCGCATCAATTCTCGGGCGGGCAACGTCAACGCATCGCCATCGCTTTGGCGATTGCCGCCGGTCCCGCGCTGCTCATCGCCGATGAGGCGACCTCGGCGCTGGATATGCTGGTGCAGGCAGAGATCATGCGCCTCTTGGACGATCTCGTCCGCGAGATGGGGATGACGCTGATCTTCATCACCCATGACATGGCGCTGGCCGCCAGCCTCGCCGACCGGATCGCGGTCCTGCGCGATGCCCGGCTGGTCGAGACCGGCCCCGCGCGCCAGGTCATCGACGCTCCGCGCGAACCCTATACGCGCGAACTGCTGGCCGCCCATGTCGATCTGCGCTCGCCGGTGCTGATCGGCCAGACCTCCGGAGGGCGGGAATGA
- a CDS encoding ABC transporter permease — translation MLRRLLTTPEGIAGTLLLALLIGMALSAPLLFPGDPQAIVAKPLIRPFTDAAFPFGTDRLGRDLLAGIFHGARTSLLVGLAAALTAIAAGMVVGTLAGFAGGLVDEALMRLVDAFQIVPGFLLALAFVSAMGPSLGGVILAIALGAWTGPARLARAQVLRLREAEFVAAARVMGMHPAEIAFRQIMPLALGPVLALISVIVAGAVLTESALSFLGLGDPNAVTWGGMIAEGRNQIRSAAYLSVIPGLALVATVIAVYLFGEALSQALMGRRR, via the coding sequence ATGCTTAGGCGGCTTCTGACCACGCCCGAGGGGATCGCGGGCACGCTTTTGCTGGCCCTGCTGATCGGCATGGCGCTTAGCGCCCCCCTGCTCTTTCCCGGAGACCCGCAGGCGATTGTCGCGAAACCGCTGATCCGCCCCTTCACCGATGCCGCCTTTCCCTTCGGCACCGACCGGCTTGGCCGCGACCTTCTGGCCGGGATCTTTCACGGCGCGCGCACCTCGCTTCTGGTCGGGCTGGCGGCGGCGCTGACGGCGATCGCGGCGGGGATGGTGGTCGGGACGCTCGCGGGTTTTGCCGGGGGGCTGGTCGATGAGGCGCTGATGCGTCTGGTCGATGCCTTCCAGATCGTGCCGGGCTTTTTGCTGGCGCTGGCCTTCGTCTCGGCGATGGGGCCCTCGCTTGGCGGGGTGATCCTTGCCATCGCGCTTGGCGCCTGGACCGGCCCCGCCCGGCTGGCGCGCGCGCAGGTGCTGCGGCTGCGCGAGGCCGAATTCGTCGCCGCCGCCCGCGTCATGGGCATGCATCCCGCCGAAATCGCCTTCCGCCAGATCATGCCGCTGGCGCTCGGCCCGGTGCTGGCGCTGATCTCGGTCATTGTCGCGGGCGCGGTTCTGACCGAAAGCGCGCTCTCCTTCCTCGGGCTCGGCGATCCCAATGCCGTCACTTGGGGCGGGATGATCGCCGAGGGGCGCAACCAGATCCGCTCGGCGGCTTACCTCTCGGTGATCCCGGGGCTCGCGCTGGTCGCGACCGTGATCGCGGTCTATCTCTTTGGCGAGGCGCTGTCGCAGGCGTTGATGGGACGGCGCAGATGA
- a CDS encoding ABC transporter substrate-binding protein translates to MSSLLTRRFFLGSSLGATAALLVSTALPRMAMAAGAGGRLVVANDSEPRQLNPAIAASNGVFFIASKVIETLGQATFEGVKPLLAASWAGGEDGLSITFRLRDGIKWHDGKPFTSEDVAFSAMEVWKPLQNIGRELFANLEKVETPSPDTAVFRFSKPTPLQLIENALPVVSSVLPKHLYEGTDIAANPANSALVGTGPFTFAEYKPGQYYLLKKNPDYWQKGQPLLDEIVFQVLPDRAAAASSLEAGEVQLACFSAVPLSDLDRIKSVDGLEVVTKGYEDLTYQLTVEINHRTKELQDLKVRQAIAFAIDRKFVLDTIFLGYGTIATGPVPESAKTFYTADVTRYDFDTDKANALLDEAGYKKGADGVRFKLRLLPAPYFNETKQFGDYLRQALSKIGIDATIVSNDSAGHQKAVYTDHAFDLAIAPTVFRADPAISTTILVRSGIPDGVPFSNQGGYKNAALDQIIDEALVTLDPAKRVALYQDFQRKVTEDLPLINVVDWTFTSVASTAVKNIANTPRWAVSSWADTELDG, encoded by the coding sequence ATGAGCTCGCTGCTGACCCGCCGTTTCTTCCTTGGTTCCTCGCTTGGCGCGACCGCCGCATTGCTGGTTTCGACCGCCTTGCCGCGCATGGCCATGGCCGCGGGCGCAGGAGGCAGGCTGGTCGTCGCCAATGACAGCGAGCCGCGCCAGCTCAACCCCGCGATCGCCGCCTCGAACGGCGTGTTCTTCATCGCCTCGAAAGTGATCGAGACTCTGGGCCAAGCCACTTTCGAAGGCGTCAAGCCGCTGCTCGCCGCCAGCTGGGCTGGGGGCGAGGACGGGCTGTCGATCACCTTCCGTCTGCGCGACGGGATCAAATGGCATGACGGCAAGCCCTTCACTTCGGAAGATGTCGCCTTCTCGGCGATGGAGGTGTGGAAGCCCCTGCAAAACATCGGACGCGAGCTTTTCGCCAATCTCGAAAAGGTCGAGACCCCCAGCCCCGACACCGCCGTCTTCCGCTTCTCGAAACCGACGCCCTTGCAGCTCATCGAAAACGCGCTGCCCGTGGTGTCGAGCGTGCTGCCCAAACATCTCTATGAAGGCACGGATATTGCGGCCAATCCCGCGAATAGCGCGCTGGTCGGCACCGGCCCCTTCACCTTCGCCGAATACAAGCCCGGCCAGTATTACCTGCTGAAAAAGAACCCGGATTACTGGCAAAAGGGCCAACCCCTGCTCGACGAGATCGTCTTTCAGGTCCTGCCCGACAGGGCCGCGGCGGCAAGCTCGCTCGAGGCGGGCGAGGTCCAGCTGGCCTGCTTCTCGGCGGTGCCGCTCAGCGATCTCGACCGGATCAAAAGCGTCGATGGGCTGGAGGTCGTCACCAAAGGCTATGAGGATCTGACCTATCAGCTCACCGTCGAGATCAACCACCGCACGAAAGAGCTTCAGGATCTGAAGGTGCGTCAGGCGATTGCTTTTGCCATCGACCGGAAATTCGTGCTCGATACGATCTTTCTGGGCTACGGCACGATTGCGACCGGCCCGGTGCCGGAAAGCGCCAAGACCTTCTACACCGCCGATGTCACGCGCTATGATTTCGACACCGATAAGGCCAATGCCCTGTTAGATGAGGCGGGCTACAAGAAGGGCGCGGATGGGGTGCGCTTCAAGCTGCGCCTGCTGCCCGCGCCTTATTTCAACGAAACCAAGCAGTTCGGCGACTATCTGCGTCAGGCGCTGAGCAAGATTGGCATCGACGCGACCATCGTCTCGAATGACAGCGCCGGGCATCAGAAGGCGGTCTATACCGATCACGCTTTCGATCTGGCGATTGCCCCGACCGTCTTCCGCGCCGATCCCGCGATCTCGACCACGATCCTCGTGCGCTCGGGCATTCCAGACGGCGTGCCCTTCTCGAACCAGGGCGGCTACAAGAACGCGGCGCTCGATCAGATCATCGACGAGGCGCTGGTCACGCTTGATCCGGCCAAACGCGTGGCGCTTTATCAGGACTTCCAGCGCAAGGTGACCGAGGATCTGCCGCTGATCAATGTCGTCGACTGGACCTTCACCTCGGTCGCCAGCACTGCGGTCAAGAATATCGCCAATACGCCGCGTTGGGCGGTCTCGTCCTGGGCCGATACGGAGCTTGACGGCTGA
- a CDS encoding ABC transporter ATP-binding protein, with protein sequence MNLLNAQGLSKTFPGPRPVKGLDNVSISIAAGETLGLVGPSGSGKSTLARVVARLTPPDQGEIRFAGQDWLALKGAALRRARAGMQMVFQDPAAAFHPRATVDGAIAEALRIHRIAPRADWPERIAALLEQVGLPPDLTHRRLTEISGGQRQRVALARALACAPKLIILDEAVSALDASVRARIVELLVRVQNQTGVAYLFVSHDLALMRQIAHRTAVMEAGRIIETGPTLDLIAAPQTELTRRLIAAIPELHKVP encoded by the coding sequence ATGAACCTTCTGAACGCCCAAGGCCTGTCCAAAACCTTTCCCGGCCCGCGTCCGGTCAAGGGGCTCGACAATGTCTCGATCTCGATTGCGGCGGGTGAGACGCTTGGCCTTGTCGGTCCCTCGGGATCGGGGAAATCGACGCTGGCGCGGGTGGTGGCGCGGCTGACACCGCCTGATCAGGGCGAGATCCGCTTTGCCGGGCAGGATTGGCTGGCGTTGAAAGGTGCCGCGCTGCGGCGCGCGCGGGCGGGGATGCAGATGGTCTTTCAAGACCCCGCCGCCGCCTTCCACCCCCGCGCAACTGTCGACGGGGCGATTGCCGAGGCCTTGCGCATCCACCGCATCGCGCCCCGCGCCGACTGGCCCGAGCGGATCGCCGCGCTTCTGGAGCAGGTCGGCCTGCCGCCCGATCTGACCCATCGCCGCCTGACCGAGATCTCGGGCGGGCAGCGTCAGCGCGTGGCTTTGGCCCGCGCCTTGGCCTGCGCACCCAAGCTCATCATTCTCGACGAGGCGGTCTCGGCGCTTGATGCCTCGGTGCGGGCGCGGATCGTCGAACTGCTGGTGCGGGTTCAAAATCAGACCGGGGTCGCTTATCTTTTCGTTTCCCATGATCTGGCCCTGATGCGCCAGATTGCCCATCGCACGGCGGTGATGGAGGCGGGCCGGATCATCGAGACCGGGCCGACGCTTGATTTGATCGCCGCGCCCCAAACCGAACTGACCCGGCGGCTGATCGCCGCCATCCCCGAACTGCACAAGGTGCCCTGA